CCCCTTGCAGAATCACGGTCACGTTCAATGTCAATAACAGCATTCTACCAAACTTTGCTGATGACGCGGAACAAGGAGAGCAAAAACAAGGggaagaggtaaaaaaaaaaaaaaagagtccagAATATTGTTTGAATGACCATCTTAAAATTATAAAACCTCTATTTGTCCTCACAGCCTGAAATTTTGTCGACGCCCAACTTTGTTGTTGAAGTTACAAAAGAGGCTGCAAAAGATACACTGGTGATTGACTGTCAATTCCTTCAAGATGAGGTAAGAACAAAAGTGGCAGCACAACTCGCGACGGACGTTTGGGTGATCTTGATCTCCTCTGGCTAGTTATCACATGGTGAAGAGGAAGAGAGTGACATCTTTGGCATCTTTGAGGTCAGCTTCCAGCCAGAAGGGGATACAGACTGGAAAGAAACTAGCTACACACTCACCAAAGACTCTCTGAATGATGTGAGTATTGTCACAAAACCCCCTCCTGATGGATTTCACAGTTTCTATTTGCTGCCTCACATTTTCCCAGAAGTCTGGATTTACACGGCAGATAAATAATATGTTTTCCCAGGACCTCTATGATCACATGATGGActatctggccgaccggggtgtCGACAACACCTTTGCAGATGAACTGATGGAGCTGAGCACTGCCATCGAACATCAACAGTACATCAAATTTCTGGAAGAACTCAAAACCTTTGTGAAATGTAACTAATCTATTTATAGAGTCGGGGTGTTCCATTTTTGTCCCGTTCACACCAGCGGCAACTAATGAGAATATTTGTAGGGCTTACTCAAAAATCATGTTGCGAGTTAGGTTCATTATTGGACAAGATGTGTTCTGGACATTAATTACATATATTGTTTTTTCAAGGTCAAAATGCGATTAAAACAGTTTAACATATAGTTATCGTGTTGTAATTAATTTTTACGTTTGCTAATTGAGTGTTACACTCATTAAACATTTTAGGGGCAATCTggcctaaataaaaaaataagagtaGAAGACTGAAATGAAAtatccaataaaataaaaatccgcCCGAGCTACTTTTCAATCTCTAAACGGTGAGTCGATATAAGTAGatattgattaaaaaatattaatgtTAACTGTAAAGATGGTTTATAAAGTTCACATATGCACAGATTCTGTGATTCCCAACTGTTGGGATCTTTATGTAATTTCACTTTAATTATTCCCCCACCGCGGTCACATTGtgttgccttaaaaaaaaaaaaaagtctattaaTAATTACCACCTTGGGCTTCCCTTCGGGACTTTAACACCATCGAAGTGGATAGAATGCTATTGCGCAATCGTGCGCTCAGGAAAAAGTAGTGTGGCCGAAAGAAGCTCCCCAAATCCGTCACTGCATTAAAGGAGGAGCAGAAGTCATGACCGTCGCATTTTGGTGAATTCCAACCAGGGCTATGGCGGATAAAGAAAAACTTGGTTCTGTCCACCACTCCTTCGTTTCCGAGGCGGACCACGCTCGATCAACTGTCAGCGGGCCATCTTACGGGCCTTTCACCTACACGCAGGTCATTCACAGCGGACACTTTATGGTATCGTCGCCCCACCGCGACGCGTCGCCGGGCGGCGTGAAAGGCGGACGGTGCCCGAGATACGACTTCGACACGGTGAATCGAACCTGGTGCCAGACGTATCGCTACGGGCCGCGCAGCTCCGGCAGTCTAAGCATCGACCCCACACTCACGCGCCTGTTTGAGTGCATGTCCTTAGCCTACAGGTACGTAAAACACTTCGATTGTTTGTTACTTTGAATTTTAGCAGccccaaaaatatatttaaaacttAGCGGAGGAGAAGTTTTTATTTCGTTTGTTGTGCAACAACTTGAAAACTTAGCTGGACTTTGATTCGAGTTGGCTGCACTGGATAGATTTGAGTGTAACTGAGGTATTGCAGAAATGTTTTTGCAATGATGActgtatttttttgcttttcataGTGCTTTATTTCCATAAAGTACAATGTAGGCTCATTggataaattatttattttcattctatGTAGTAATGTAATGTACCtttgattttaaaatgtaaataataatCAGCTATGTATGATTTGATATGAGGTCTGCTAGTTACTTTGTTTGATATTTGTTTGGATCCTCAACT
The nucleotide sequence above comes from Syngnathus scovelli strain Florida chromosome 15, RoL_Ssco_1.2, whole genome shotgun sequence. Encoded proteins:
- the c1qbp gene encoding complement component 1 Q subcomponent-binding protein, mitochondrial — protein: MLKSVVRAVGAALRLPKASTARALPLSCPTLCSPSAATTRTFTRSFWMMNGNGASGFRPKLFTSKLLDPSASCGCGALHTEGDKAFGEFLFDEIKEEKKLQKSGVLPKISGGWELSMEGSEALLTKRLAGEKITVTFNVNNSILPNFADDAEQGEQKQGEEPEILSTPNFVVEVTKEAAKDTLVIDCQFLQDELSHGEEEESDIFGIFEVSFQPEGDTDWKETSYTLTKDSLNDDLYDHMMDYLADRGVDNTFADELMELSTAIEHQQYIKFLEELKTFVKCN